One window of Candidatus Regiella endosymbiont of Tuberolachnus salignus genomic DNA carries:
- a CDS encoding replication-associated recombination protein A — MSNLPLDFSQNKFQPLAARMRPSTLAEYIGQRHLLAPGKAFPRAIEAGQLHSMILWGPPGTGKTTLAELIARYANAEVERLLAVTAGVKEIRQAVERAQHNRDMGRRTLLFVDEVHRFNKSQQDAFLPYIENGTLIFIGATTENPSFELNSALLSRAKVYLLKILTAAEIKKVLHQAMTDRLRGYGGKNIILPDETACMIANWVAGDARLALNTLEMMADIAEMDSNGVRVLTPELLQQVAGERSARFDNKGDRYYDLISALHKSVRGSAPDAALYWYARIITAGGDPLYVARRLLAIASEDIGNADPRAMQMALSAWDCFTRVGAAEGERAIAQAIIYLSCAAKSNAVYNAFNAALRDAREKPDFDVPAHLRNAPTLLMKKEGLAAGYRYAHDEPEAYAAGESYFPAEMTETRYYFPSSRGLEGKITEKLAWLAQQDENSPIKRY; from the coding sequence ATGAGTAATTTGCCATTAGATTTTTCCCAAAATAAATTCCAGCCATTAGCCGCACGTATGCGCCCATCAACGTTAGCCGAGTATATTGGCCAACGTCATTTGTTAGCGCCGGGTAAAGCGTTCCCTCGTGCTATCGAAGCAGGGCAATTACATTCCATGATCCTCTGGGGACCACCGGGGACAGGTAAAACAACGCTGGCAGAGCTGATTGCCCGTTATGCTAATGCTGAGGTAGAACGTCTGTTGGCGGTCACCGCGGGGGTTAAAGAGATCCGGCAAGCTGTCGAACGGGCACAGCACAATCGTGACATGGGGCGACGTACGCTACTTTTTGTTGACGAAGTTCACCGTTTTAATAAAAGCCAGCAAGATGCTTTTTTACCCTATATAGAAAACGGCACCCTCATTTTTATTGGTGCCACAACGGAAAACCCCTCATTTGAGTTGAACTCGGCGCTGCTTTCACGTGCCAAGGTTTATTTACTTAAAATTTTAACCGCCGCTGAAATAAAGAAAGTATTGCATCAGGCGATGACCGATCGTCTGCGTGGTTATGGTGGAAAAAATATTATCTTGCCTGACGAGACCGCTTGCATGATAGCAAACTGGGTTGCTGGCGATGCCCGCCTTGCGCTGAACACGCTCGAAATGATGGCAGACATAGCGGAAATGGACAGCAATGGGGTTCGTGTCCTCACCCCTGAATTATTACAACAGGTTGCAGGTGAGCGCAGTGCACGTTTCGATAATAAAGGGGATCGTTATTATGACTTAATTTCGGCATTACATAAGTCGGTACGTGGCTCAGCCCCGGATGCGGCATTATATTGGTATGCCCGTATTATTACCGCAGGGGGTGATCCCTTGTATGTGGCACGTCGTCTACTGGCGATAGCCTCTGAAGATATTGGCAATGCGGATCCACGCGCCATGCAAATGGCGCTATCGGCTTGGGATTGTTTTACTCGAGTGGGTGCCGCGGAAGGAGAGAGGGCAATAGCTCAAGCCATTATTTATTTGTCCTGTGCGGCGAAAAGTAATGCTGTTTATAATGCATTTAATGCTGCGTTACGGGATGCACGTGAGAAGCCTGATTTTGATGTCCCCGCCCATTTGCGTAACGCGCCAACCCTTTTAATGAAAAAAGAAGGGCTGGCAGCAGGGTATCGCTATGCCCATGATGAGCCAGAGGCTTATGCCGCAGGAGAAAGTTATTTTCCAGCGGAAATGACTGAAACGCGCTATTACTTTCCATCCTCACGTGGCCTTGAAGGTAAAATCACGGAAAAATTGGCCTGGTTAGCGCAACAAGATGAAAACAGCCCGATAAAACGCTACTGA